A window of Nitrospirota bacterium contains these coding sequences:
- a CDS encoding PilZ domain-containing protein, translated as MLLARKKKIISPQEQSREERRGARFAVNLTGICYRTADALDQRRTAGREVEVKDMSSRGACIETPFPLKRSEVLKIAFPIQNPIFNYISTPPTLAEVRWTYPVTKNKYLSGFRFLL; from the coding sequence ATGTTACTGGCAAGAAAAAAGAAGATAATTTCTCCTCAGGAACAATCCCGGGAAGAACGGCGCGGCGCAAGATTTGCGGTTAACCTTACGGGAATTTGTTACCGGACGGCAGATGCTCTCGATCAGAGACGGACCGCCGGACGCGAAGTGGAAGTTAAAGATATGAGTAGTCGGGGGGCCTGCATCGAGACCCCATTTCCTCTCAAACGTTCAGAAGTGTTAAAGATTGCTTTTCCAATTCAAAACCCCATTTTCAATTATATCTCCACGCCACCCACTCTGGCAGAGGTCAGGTGGACCTATCCTGTTACCAAAAACAAATATCTATCTGGTTTTCGATTTCTTCTATAA
- a CDS encoding class I SAM-dependent methyltransferase, which produces MGKKEIIEHWDDPAVVSMYDKNLLEIEINSILELLKENDRLLDLGCGEGEGTVRYYRNVERLIGVDFSNTRLEKLREKNSHIICFQMDMRNITFDIFNEKFTKVITQRSLINLESFEDQKDVISRIHALLEEDGRYIMLEGFVDGTEKINEMRNAFNLSSIDVLWHNRFFRKDELLEFISPYFELESSRDFSLYFLLTRVFNAILKFPDVPKWDEAANVLAREMEMKYRNSFIKGVSRLELLVFKKK; this is translated from the coding sequence TTGGGAAAAAAAGAAATCATTGAACATTGGGACGATCCTGCTGTCGTTTCGATGTATGACAAAAACCTGCTTGAAATAGAAATCAACTCAATTCTGGAGCTTTTGAAGGAGAATGATAGACTCCTTGATCTGGGATGCGGAGAAGGAGAAGGGACCGTTAGGTATTACCGGAACGTGGAACGGTTAATTGGCGTTGATTTTTCAAATACCCGATTGGAGAAGTTAAGAGAGAAAAACAGTCATATCATCTGTTTTCAGATGGATATGCGAAATATCACTTTCGATATTTTTAATGAAAAATTCACGAAAGTGATCACGCAACGATCCCTGATTAATTTGGAAAGTTTTGAAGACCAGAAAGACGTCATAAGTAGAATTCATGCGTTACTGGAAGAAGATGGCAGATATATCATGCTGGAAGGATTTGTGGATGGGACAGAGAAGATAAATGAAATGAGAAACGCCTTCAATCTTTCTTCTATCGATGTCTTGTGGCATAACCGGTTTTTCAGGAAAGATGAATTATTAGAATTTATTTCCCCCTATTTTGAATTGGAATCTTCACGGGATTTTAGCCTTTATTTTTTACTCACCCGGGTTTTTAATGCCATTCTTAAGTTTCCAGATGTTCCAAAATGGGATGAAGCGGCGAATGTCCTTGCAAGAGAAATGGAGATGAAATACAGGAATTCTTTCATCAAAGGGGTTAGCCGGCTAGAACTCCTGGTATTCAAAAAAAAATGA